In Zingiber officinale cultivar Zhangliang chromosome 1A, Zo_v1.1, whole genome shotgun sequence, the DNA window AACAAAACTGATCTATGTCATGGTGAACTATGTGCTCTGATCAAACTCATTCAATAAGCACACAACATTTAGGACCCTTCAATAGCTATCCTATTTTTGTAATTCTACCTTCAAGGTTTCTACTTTATGCAATTCCAACATTCTGCTTTATGTTACCAGTTACAGATTATTAGCTGAGAACTTAAGATCAAATTTTTTTAAGCTGTAGTTTTTTGTTGTTTTTAATGTATTCCAGGGTCGTGTAATTCCCTGTGATTTTATTGGTGCAATCAAAAGCCAGCAGCCTGTTTACCTGAAAGGtatataaagtaaaataaagATGAACTCGTCAAATTTTTTTGCAGAGCCAGATGCTCTTTCTTATGGAAAGGTACCTCCTAATTAATTTTGTTTGATTTCCAAGGCTtacaatttttaaatttattgctAACAAATGTTGGTGTTTCAGACTCCAGAGCAGTTGCTCCTCGAGAATGTATCTACCCATCTTATTCCTCACAAGGTGCTACTTATAATAAATTATCCTAGTAAGTCACCCCACCACATAACACATATTTTGGTCTGTGCAATGCATGAGAAGAAAGATCTTAGAAGAATGCATCTGAACTCTATTTAGAGATATAGAGATTTATCCCATATCTGAGTTAAATAACTCTCCCCAAGTCCTTGAACATATAAATAACAGTAGTAAAAATAAAAAGGATCAATAAATGATATATTCTGTTTGTCGGCTATCCCTATCAACAAACAATAGGTAGATGGTAACCTGGCACAGCAAAAACTATACCACTCACAATTGCCAATCTATAGAACCAATTACCCAGAAATTTGGATGGGGTCTCTGTGTTCACCTCCAAGATAAGTTAAGAATCATTAAATTTCATTAATGAAATATCCATGACAAGCAGTCCTGAAAGCAAAAAAATCTCAAAAGGTGCTGGAGCCCACACTCACACTGTACAGGACATCATATAATTAAATTTCATATAATTTTCTGCAGGGGAATCTGGTatcccacatatatatatatatatatatatatcataattattataatatattattaatcaATATTGAAGGGGGAGCCTTAAccggagaaggaagaagatgcttTCTCGGCTCTTTCCATCAGCCAGGCGAAGATGATCCCGAATCCCTCTTCCACCGTCTCCGCCTCCTCTCCGACCATCTGGTGCCACATCCCCGCCACAATCTTAAGCGTCTTGTCCTTGCTTCTCGCCCGCGCGTACACCACCATCGCCGACTTCACGTCGCAGATCGCGTCCTCCGCACCGTGCACCACCAGCAGCGGCACCTCCAGATCGCCGCTCCTCCTCGTGACCTCCCCGCACACCCTGATCATCTCCAGCGCAGTCGCGGCCGGCGCGTACTCGCATTTCCGCTCCGTCCTCGGGTTCCGCCTCACCAGCTCCCTCACCCACCCCTGCTTGTACGACTTCTCCACCAGCGACTTCGTCAGCACCACCCTCCACCGCGGCGCCGCCCACGCTGCCAGCGGCAGCAGAGTCTCCAGCGGCCACGGCGGCTTGAACTTCGAGGTGATGCCGCACATGGCGCCGTGCAGGATCAGGCCGCTCCAGAACCTGCTTTTCTGCTGCTGCCGGAGGCAGACCAGCACGGCCATGGCTCCCCCGAGCGACTCGCCGTAGAGGAAGGCCGGGAGACGGGGGTGCATCGCCCTAACCGACTCGAAGTACTCAATGCAGTCGTCCACGACCGGAGCGACGCTCGGGAGGTGCCCCCGCCGGCCCTCGGAGCGGCCGTGGCCCCGGAGGTCTAGAGCGCACACCAGGAACCCAAGCTTCGCAACTGCCACGGCCGTCAGCTGGAAGACCCAGCTACTGTCGCACGCGTAGCCGTGGATCATCGCCACGACGCCGCGCAGCGGCGGCAGCGCCGCCGGCTGCCACGACTGCGTGAAGATCTTCATGCCCTGCCGGTTGAGCATGAACGATTCGCGGTGAAGGATTCGATGCTTACTGAAGAACTCTTCCCCGGTGAAGCTGCCCATGGGGTGGCTCTTGCTGGCTTCGTGCACGGGGTGAGCCATAGTACTGCGATCAATCATCGTCGAAAAAGCAGAGAAATTCCTGGAAATTAATTAAAGACTGGAATTTGACAAAACTATCGTAGCTAGTACGTTACTATATCTTAGATTACATGCCTTACTTACATATATATATGCGAAAAGTGTGGGTTGAGAGGCAATCAATGCCGGTTTTTTGGGTCGTCGTTTCCAGCACTTTAATTCACCAGCCATCCATATTCAGGGTTTATTCGACCCTGCCCTTGAGGGCAGTGCCCTCCCCCCCTCACAAAGGGAGGTGGGCCCCACTGACTCGCTACCATTCTCTAACTTATCCATGAATGCTCTAACTTCACTTCAAATGAAAAGGTCAAGATAATTACAATTCTTACGAAAAGATAACAGATCAGTAAGAGCATCTACTTAGTCTTGATATCTTTCCCTACAGAGttcattcattttaaaattaactatgatattcaaaagaaaaaaaaatagacctTGAATGAGTTGACTGTTTAGTGTgtgcaagaattttttttttttcagatatgAGACGTCAGAATGCTCATCTGACATCCACCCATTAGATTCCGAGccagagaaagaaaaagaaaaggaactaATAACAAAGGTACATTTATTTACATAAACTATAGACCTTGAATTTTAGGTCATAAAGTGCAAAAGAAGCCTTACACGTAAAGTGGGAGCTAAAGCATTCAATGTCGGCATTTATGGATAGTTATTACgtgaaaagaaataaattataaatcaatTTATAAGTAATCATAAGTAATCGTCAAATGATCAAAAGATGAGAGGAGGTTTTTTCTTAATACTAGTGTAAtcgttaatataataatatataaattatttaggcCCCAGCAATAAACTACTGTAATGAgtttccctatgaaaaaaattattttaatttaatattatacttatcttagtaaaaaaattaagaaaagtatattttttaacatcgtcggcttaaaatatttatagaagtttctttgatcatagtgttatcaattctaagatgtgagactaaagagaactttatttttttatataaaacaaccagaaaaaattaatgatgagaaaaatttataataatacgtcgtagctgagtctcgaactctagatcactgattgtttcgcttgtggaattactaataaaccttggaattatttttagtgtgaatagaaaaaaggacagtaacgtaaattcattttaggcttcaccaaagtcagttagtaaagggggaagatttttaataaaatagtaagatattcattgaaaattaatttttattttattataataaatctatcaTCCTCTAATTAACTGGACGGtaagttataaattaaaaaaaatttcatctcCTTTTATAAAATTTAGGGATAAACTCTGAGGACTTTTGGGATGAGTGTATGCTTTCACGAGTTATATTCAGTTGGTAACTCATGGATTTAAAACTTTAGAATTAACAGGTTGGTCCTTCGTGTTGGCAACGAGAACAACCGACACCTTAATCAATTTAGGCGGTGAGTTATTGATCAAGACCTTTTGTATCGATTGGAAAACGGACCAATCTCAttgatgattaatgctctcatgtcacCGTAGATTGATTCGGTGACGGCACATTTCAAAAACATTAcagtttgaatttttatttttatttttatgtttaataTTATAATCTAACTTTTagattataataattttgataaaattttattagcacaattatttgtgtttaaaaaaaatatatataaaaataattactATACGTACACTATCTTTCTGGCACTCTCTCGAATATATTTGACCTCGATGGTGACCTTTATCTCCCATATTTTTCTCCGGCATGCTACAAATTGCTCGCTCTCTGCTTTCTTGACAGCAACCGGTTGTCGCCTGCACTAATTAAGAGCCTAGACCCTTCATATATGATCTAATTTACTTGGAGATTGTTATGGACATGTGTTTGTGCTATTGAAAGGACTGTTCGAGAGATGAAAGAACCGTGGATCTGACCTTGGGCTTAATTAACTCTAGAACCGGGCAGCCTTTCCGGATAAATACAAAAGTACAGACAAGTTCACGTCCAGCTGGCAACTTATTCAATTTAGTGTCGCTGAGATTTTATGTCGGTACAAGGACGACATATTTACTATCATAGGAGAGGGATAAAAATTGATTAGTAACTTGTTTAATTTCATATGGATAGAATATGGATTATTCTATAACGGATGAGAATAGAGATTTGAAGAGAAGttaaaaagagaaaattattgtcctctaaattttttttaaaaaatgttattcaataaaaaaatattatttaataataatagaGAATTAATTTTTAACAACTCTGATATATAGATTCAAAATCTAATATGTAGATTTCAATTCTAATCTTATCAAAAGAAaatacattttaaaataaaaaaaaattattaacaattACCATCTTataaaaaattcaagaaatactaataaaaaaactcataattctaaaattttgaaatactaataCAAGGTTGACTTTTTTTGATTCGGACTctttgctccggtgctgctcgtctCGATCCGAGTCTTCTGTTCCAATTtcgctcgcttggatgatttcgatCAATCGAAATAAGACTCACCCGAACATAatttcggtcttctcctcgagcagacttctgcTCCGACTTTTCATCcttcgaacgtcgcgtacgttcttctcatccaccggtgtactcttccgcagctcttccatccctcggatgcaccaagccacttggctcccttcccgtgttatTCTTCTCACTAGCcatatctttcgctcgacttcctgtgttcctaaactcctgcacacttagacacagggatcaaaaatcaacatgacctaacttaacttgtttgatcacatcaaaacaaccttggggttccaataatctcccccttttttatgtgagcaacccaagttaaggtagagtaaatatacataaaattaaaacaataaattctacaataaagtgtaaaaatatataaaaaatattaatttaaaaatctaccTCCCCCagacttaatcttttccttctccccctttgatcatacaaaaatggggtaccaagaaacatctaagggtaataattttctaagtaagaaaattttaaaaaatttctaagtttaaaaatgagaaatttttaagtaaaaaggaatttctaagtaaaccctgattttaaaaatattgagaACAATTTTGTAGCTctaaaaatacaataattttagaaatattttttaagtataaaaaataaaaaaatttctcagttaaacaaattttcaagaattaatttttataaaaaatttggtaaagtaaatctgatttaaaaaataatttaagtaaaaaaatttctaagtaaaaaaaattctaaaaataaattactaagttttttttttaatttaaatttgtgcaACATGTAAAATACATTTTGATAAAAGCAcaagtaaaaaaaactttaagttaaacatattagaattttcaaaaaaaaaattgaataactattcaaagcattatctaatttcaatttttaatgctttatcagttagtcaattaaacattttatttcaatatttaatttggCTTCCAtgttgtggcgagacactagaccttcttgattattggatcatcaaccacttctagacaaagccgcataaggaaattaaacgtttaattttctcgctgaaagctcaaAGTCTAAATAAGGTTCAAGTTAGGCAagacttgggaacccaatataggttccagccaactggattgaTTAGATATTTTCTatggacatatttctttgaaaattttctaatttgtcttttgtgatatctaaaataccaatttagattattgaattttctaaaacttgtattatatgagcataggggtgtaaatgagttaagccgctcgtgagctattcgaagctcgattcgataaaagctcgtttgagctcgtttaatgaggctcgttaagataaacaaaccaagctcaagcttcacaatattcggctcgttaactCGTGAGCATGTTCGTtaaactcatgaatcaacttttaaataaaaaaataataattttgatattaaatttatagattttacatt includes these proteins:
- the LOC122008485 gene encoding caffeoylshikimate esterase-like → MIDRSTMAHPVHEASKSHPMGSFTGEEFFSKHRILHRESFMLNRQGMKIFTQSWQPAALPPLRGVVAMIHGYACDSSWVFQLTAVAVAKLGFLVCALDLRGHGRSEGRRGHLPSVAPVVDDCIEYFESVRAMHPRLPAFLYGESLGGAMAVLVCLRQQQKSRFWSGLILHGAMCGITSKFKPPWPLETLLPLAAWAAPRWRVVLTKSLVEKSYKQGWVRELVRRNPRTERKCEYAPAATALEMIRVCGEVTRRSGDLEVPLLVVHGAEDAICDVKSAMVVYARARSKDKTLKIVAGMWHQMVGEEAETVEEGFGIIFAWLMERAEKASSSFSG